From the genome of Rarobacter incanus, one region includes:
- a CDS encoding heavy metal translocating P-type ATPase yields the protein MTSTPATSFPQAAPQQITLDLGGMTCSSCANRIEKKLNRVPGVAATVNFATEQAIIAAPAGVSADDLIAVVVNTGYTAHVPAAAEPTPQEREAGAGESARNDAGDEDPELSDLRQRLTVSAILSAPVIVLAMVPALQFVNWQWLSLTLAAPVVVWGAWPMHRATFKNLRHGAATMDTLITLGTAAAFLWSIYALFWGHAGEPGMRHGFELTARQGDGSANIYLEVAAGVTTFILLGRYLERRAKRQAGQALRALLDLGAKQVAVVRGGAETLIPVHELAVGDQFVVRPGEKIASDGVVVSGASAVDASMLTGEPVPVEVGAGDPVIGATVNVSGRLVVRATKVGADTQLAQMARMVATAQSGKADVQRLADRVSAIFVPVVIGIAAVTLAAWLATGHPASSAFTAAVAVLIIACPCALGLATPTALLVGTGRGAQMGILIKGPQVLESTRRVDTIVLDKTGTVTSGKMSVTEVLIGAGQARDGVIRFAGGLESASEHPIAEAIALYARDEAAELPAVSGFTNTQGLGVAGVVDGHEGAAGRPSWLVESGYAMPAELARDFARAEGGGATVVAVAYDGRVRAGFAVSDTIKDTSVQAVRDLADLGLRPILLTGDNEVVARKVGEQVGIDTVIAGVLPGGKVGVVSDLQAAGAVVAMVGDGINDAPALATADLGMAMGTGTDAAIEAADITLVRGDPRIAADAIRLSRATLRTIKGNLVWAFGYNVAAIPLAALGLLNPMFAGAAMAFSSVFVVGNSLRLRRFK from the coding sequence ATGACGTCCACACCCGCGACGAGCTTCCCGCAGGCGGCGCCGCAGCAGATCACGCTCGACCTCGGCGGCATGACCTGTTCCTCGTGCGCCAACCGAATCGAGAAGAAACTCAATCGCGTCCCGGGCGTGGCCGCGACGGTCAACTTCGCGACCGAGCAGGCGATCATCGCGGCGCCCGCAGGCGTCAGTGCCGATGACCTGATCGCCGTCGTGGTGAACACGGGATACACCGCGCACGTGCCCGCCGCGGCGGAACCAACGCCGCAGGAGCGGGAGGCGGGCGCGGGGGAGTCGGCGCGCAACGACGCCGGGGACGAGGATCCTGAGCTCAGCGACTTGCGGCAGCGCCTGACAGTGTCGGCGATCCTGAGCGCGCCGGTCATCGTGCTCGCGATGGTTCCCGCCCTGCAATTCGTGAACTGGCAGTGGCTGTCGCTGACGCTTGCGGCGCCGGTCGTGGTGTGGGGCGCGTGGCCGATGCATCGCGCGACTTTCAAGAACCTGCGGCACGGCGCCGCGACGATGGACACGTTGATCACCCTCGGCACGGCGGCAGCGTTCCTCTGGTCGATTTACGCGTTGTTCTGGGGCCATGCGGGGGAACCCGGGATGCGACACGGCTTTGAACTGACGGCGCGCCAGGGCGATGGATCCGCGAACATCTATCTCGAGGTGGCGGCCGGGGTGACCACGTTCATCCTGCTGGGCCGGTACCTGGAACGACGCGCGAAGCGGCAGGCCGGGCAGGCGCTGCGCGCGTTGCTGGATCTGGGCGCCAAACAGGTTGCCGTCGTGCGCGGTGGCGCAGAAACCCTCATCCCGGTGCACGAATTGGCGGTGGGGGACCAGTTCGTGGTGCGGCCGGGGGAAAAAATCGCCTCCGATGGGGTCGTTGTGAGCGGGGCGTCCGCGGTGGACGCATCCATGCTCACCGGCGAACCCGTGCCGGTTGAAGTCGGTGCGGGCGATCCCGTGATCGGGGCGACGGTGAACGTGTCCGGACGGTTGGTGGTGCGAGCCACCAAGGTCGGGGCGGACACCCAGTTGGCGCAGATGGCGCGGATGGTGGCGACCGCGCAATCCGGCAAGGCTGACGTGCAGCGGCTGGCCGATCGCGTGTCCGCGATCTTCGTGCCCGTGGTGATCGGTATCGCCGCCGTGACGTTAGCGGCCTGGCTGGCAACCGGACATCCCGCAAGCTCGGCGTTTACGGCGGCCGTGGCCGTCCTGATCATCGCCTGCCCGTGCGCGCTCGGCCTGGCGACGCCCACCGCCTTGCTGGTGGGCACGGGACGCGGTGCGCAAATGGGCATTCTGATCAAGGGTCCGCAGGTGCTCGAGTCCACGCGGCGCGTCGACACGATCGTTCTGGACAAGACCGGAACCGTGACGAGCGGGAAAATGTCCGTTACGGAGGTGTTGATCGGGGCAGGCCAGGCGCGCGATGGGGTTATTCGGTTCGCGGGTGGTCTCGAATCCGCCTCGGAGCATCCGATCGCCGAGGCGATCGCGCTGTATGCGCGCGATGAGGCGGCCGAGTTGCCCGCCGTGAGCGGATTTACCAACACCCAGGGCCTGGGAGTTGCGGGTGTGGTCGACGGTCACGAGGGCGCGGCCGGACGCCCATCCTGGCTGGTTGAAAGCGGCTATGCCATGCCGGCGGAGCTGGCACGCGACTTCGCACGCGCCGAGGGTGGGGGTGCGACGGTCGTGGCCGTCGCCTATGACGGGCGGGTGCGCGCGGGATTCGCGGTGTCCGACACGATCAAGGACACGAGCGTGCAAGCCGTGCGGGATCTGGCGGACTTGGGGCTACGGCCCATCCTGTTGACCGGAGACAACGAGGTGGTGGCGCGCAAGGTCGGCGAGCAGGTGGGCATAGATACCGTGATTGCCGGCGTCCTTCCGGGCGGCAAGGTCGGGGTCGTTTCCGACCTCCAGGCCGCGGGCGCGGTGGTCGCCATGGTCGGAGACGGCATCAACGACGCTCCCGCCCTGGCGACGGCCGACCTCGGAATGGCAATGGGAACCGGGACCGACGCGGCGATCGAGGCTGCCGACATCACGCTGGTGCGCGGCGACCCCCGGATCGCCGCAGACGCGATTCGGCTGTCCCGCGCGACCCTGCGCACGATCAAGGGAAACCTGGTGTGGGCGTTCGGGTACAACGTTGCGGCGATACCGCTTGCGGCGCTGGGGCTGCTGAATCCGATGTTCGCGGGGGCCGCAATGGCATTTTCGTCCGTTTTCGTCGTCGGCAACTCGCTGCGACTGCGGCGGTTCAAGTAG
- a CDS encoding heavy metal translocating P-type ATPase, translating to MGNDREMDMSGHGAGHGDMDMSGHGSMRAQDHQSMDMSGHAGMAHDSMGGMSMGSMHGMSMSDHAAMFRKLLLIMCAIAIPVVALSPMFAELIGYSVPSAGILAWVPPIGGTVMYLWGGKPFLTGAVGEIRARKPGMMLLVAMAITVAFSASWMSTLGLIDHSLEFWWELALLIVVMLAGHWIEMRSLAQTGEALDSLAALLPDEAERVTPAGTERVAPRDLAIGDVVVVRPGGRIPADGVVTQGTAAVDESMITGESAPVERAVGSRVVAGTVATDSGLRVEVRAVGDDTTLAGIGRLVREAQNSSSKTQRLADRAAGWLFWFALGAAAVTAVVWLLAGEPQQAVVRVITVLVIACPHALGLAIPLVVSISTARAAKAGILIANRVALERARLVSVVAFDKTGTLTKGVPEVTGVAAAEASPSGPGAAAVRAQNAVLALAAAVEAESEHPLAKAIVARAADAGVDLPQATGHASTPAIGVSAQVAGKRVEVGGPALLRSHNLSPLALSAPWEARGSTVVHVVCDGAVSGAIALDDQVRPEAVEAVRSLHARGVRVVMMTGDAAGVAKRVAGVVGVDSWHAAMSPQDKADRVGALRSGGDVVAMVGDGVNDAPALAAADVGVAIGAGTDVAIASAGVILASDDPRGVVSVVELSKIAYRKMQQNLWWAAGYNLVAVPLAAGVLAPIGFVMPMSVGAILMSLSTVVVAVNAQLMRRVDLGSRQNDGGK from the coding sequence ATGGGCAACGATCGGGAGATGGACATGAGCGGGCACGGTGCTGGGCACGGCGACATGGACATGAGCGGGCACGGCTCGATGCGTGCGCAGGACCATCAATCGATGGACATGAGTGGGCACGCTGGAATGGCCCACGACTCGATGGGCGGCATGTCGATGGGCTCCATGCACGGCATGTCGATGTCCGATCACGCGGCGATGTTCCGCAAGCTGCTGTTGATAATGTGCGCGATTGCGATACCCGTTGTTGCGCTATCGCCCATGTTTGCCGAGCTCATCGGCTACTCGGTCCCCTCCGCCGGGATCCTCGCTTGGGTGCCACCCATCGGCGGCACCGTGATGTACCTGTGGGGAGGCAAGCCGTTTCTGACGGGAGCCGTCGGTGAAATTCGGGCCCGCAAGCCGGGGATGATGCTGCTGGTAGCCATGGCGATTACGGTCGCTTTTTCGGCCTCGTGGATGTCGACGCTCGGCCTGATCGACCACTCGCTTGAATTCTGGTGGGAACTAGCGCTGCTGATCGTGGTCATGCTGGCGGGTCATTGGATCGAGATGCGATCGTTGGCGCAGACGGGGGAGGCGCTCGATTCGCTGGCCGCCCTGCTCCCGGACGAAGCGGAACGCGTCACGCCAGCGGGAACGGAACGAGTGGCGCCGCGCGACCTCGCCATTGGTGACGTGGTCGTTGTGCGCCCGGGCGGTCGGATTCCTGCCGACGGCGTGGTGACGCAGGGAACGGCCGCCGTCGACGAATCGATGATCACGGGTGAATCGGCGCCGGTGGAACGCGCCGTCGGCTCGCGGGTAGTCGCGGGCACGGTCGCCACCGATTCGGGGCTGCGCGTCGAGGTGCGCGCCGTTGGCGACGATACGACCTTGGCGGGAATCGGTCGGCTGGTGCGAGAGGCACAGAACTCGTCCTCAAAAACACAGCGGCTTGCGGATCGCGCAGCGGGGTGGCTCTTTTGGTTCGCGCTGGGGGCCGCGGCGGTTACTGCCGTGGTGTGGCTCCTTGCCGGCGAGCCGCAGCAGGCGGTCGTGCGGGTGATTACGGTCCTGGTCATCGCCTGCCCGCACGCCCTGGGCCTGGCGATTCCGCTGGTTGTGTCCATTTCCACCGCGCGGGCGGCGAAGGCGGGGATCCTAATCGCCAATCGCGTGGCCCTTGAACGGGCCCGCCTCGTTTCGGTGGTTGCCTTCGACAAGACGGGCACTTTGACCAAGGGGGTCCCGGAGGTTACCGGTGTGGCGGCTGCCGAGGCGTCCCCGTCCGGCCCCGGCGCGGCGGCGGTGCGGGCGCAGAACGCGGTGCTGGCGTTGGCGGCGGCCGTGGAGGCGGAAAGCGAGCACCCGCTGGCCAAGGCGATCGTGGCGCGCGCTGCCGATGCGGGCGTCGACCTGCCGCAGGCAACGGGGCATGCTTCGACGCCAGCTATTGGCGTCAGCGCGCAGGTCGCCGGGAAGCGGGTGGAGGTCGGAGGGCCCGCGCTCCTGCGAAGCCACAACCTGTCGCCGCTGGCGCTGTCGGCGCCATGGGAGGCTCGGGGCTCCACGGTGGTGCACGTCGTGTGCGACGGCGCTGTCAGCGGCGCGATCGCCCTGGACGACCAGGTGCGGCCGGAGGCCGTGGAGGCGGTGCGTTCCCTGCACGCCCGGGGTGTGCGCGTCGTGATGATGACCGGGGACGCCGCCGGGGTAGCTAAACGGGTGGCCGGGGTGGTCGGCGTGGATTCGTGGCACGCCGCCATGAGCCCGCAGGACAAGGCGGACAGGGTTGGCGCCCTGCGAAGCGGCGGCGATGTCGTGGCGATGGTGGGGGACGGCGTCAATGATGCGCCCGCGCTAGCGGCGGCGGATGTGGGCGTGGCGATCGGTGCCGGAACCGATGTCGCCATCGCTTCCGCCGGGGTCATCCTCGCCAGCGACGACCCGCGGGGCGTGGTCTCGGTCGTGGAACTATCGAAAATCGCGTACCGAAAGATGCAGCAGAATTTGTGGTGGGCGGCCGGATACAACCTGGTCGCGGTGCCGCTCGCGGCCGGCGTGCTGGCGCCGATCGGATTCGTGATGCCAATGTCGGTGGGGGCAATTTTGATGTCGCTTTCGACCGTGGTGGTCGCGGTCAACGCGCAATTGATGCGCCGGGTCGATCTTGGATCTCGGCAAAACGACGGGGGAAAGTGA
- a CDS encoding metal-sensitive transcriptional regulator: MGDVDLEFPAQGARCECDEAVGHGYIVDKDRYLARLKRIEGQARGIYRMVDEEKYCIDILTQVSALTSALRSVALGLLDDHLRHCVADAARAGGAEADQKFQEATDAIARLMRA; this comes from the coding sequence ATGGGTGACGTGGATCTGGAGTTTCCCGCCCAGGGGGCGCGCTGCGAGTGCGACGAGGCCGTCGGTCACGGGTACATCGTCGATAAGGACCGGTACTTGGCACGGCTCAAGCGCATCGAGGGGCAGGCGCGCGGAATCTACCGAATGGTGGACGAGGAGAAGTATTGCATCGACATCCTCACGCAGGTTTCGGCGCTCACGAGCGCGTTGCGCTCGGTCGCGCTTGGGCTCTTGGATGATCACCTGCGCCACTGCGTCGCTGACGCCGCGCGGGCTGGCGGGGCCGAGGCGGACCAAAAGTTCCAGGAAGCCACCGATGCGATCGCGCGCCTCATGCGGGCGTAG
- a CDS encoding winged helix-turn-helix domain-containing protein: MTQSQPADPSPTGDEATGDEATDTAAAAADTENAETAAAAQARARALSSPIRLRIIRLCRFEARTNKELALLLGLNPGTVLHHVRTLVKTGFLAAGPERTGTQGAREVPYRSTGLAWQRPTAAVSHVLIETFLQQVRGLAPEDLHVAWLGLQLSDAHRAELEARLYALINEFRDRGPDPDGKPLSIFTAIHPDAEA, from the coding sequence ATGACACAGTCGCAGCCAGCCGATCCCTCGCCGACCGGGGACGAGGCCACCGGGGACGAGGCTACCGACACCGCGGCCGCGGCCGCCGACACAGAGAACGCCGAAACCGCGGCCGCCGCGCAGGCGCGGGCGCGCGCGCTCAGCTCCCCGATCCGCCTCCGGATCATCCGGCTGTGTCGCTTCGAGGCCCGCACCAACAAGGAATTGGCCCTGCTGCTGGGCCTGAACCCCGGCACGGTCCTTCACCATGTCCGCACGCTGGTGAAAACCGGCTTCCTCGCGGCGGGCCCGGAACGCACCGGGACGCAGGGCGCGCGCGAGGTCCCTTACCGCTCCACCGGGCTGGCCTGGCAGCGCCCCACTGCCGCCGTATCGCATGTCCTCATCGAGACGTTCTTGCAGCAGGTTCGCGGGCTCGCGCCCGAAGACCTGCACGTCGCATGGTTGGGTTTGCAGCTCAGCGACGCGCATCGGGCCGAACTCGAAGCGCGCCTGTACGCGCTCATCAACGAGTTTCGCGACCGCGGCCCCGACCCCGACGGCAAGCCGCTATCGATTTTCACCGCCATCCATCCCGACGCGGAAGCCTAG
- a CDS encoding MFS transporter: protein MPRTVAHVGLPTRTASTVRGARNGGGRASSPKRRRSGTLWADRNFLTLWGGQALSQIGAQIAQVAMPVVAVLLLRATDFQVGVLSAASVAAFLVIGLPAGAWIDRLRKRRVMIAADAVRAGALAAIPILWASGSLHIWHLYVIATIMGVATVFFDVSYQSLIPALVGPAHISEANSKLESTQQIARLVGPAASGGLIGLFSAPLVIVITVATYLGSFGALVRTRSNEPKHTRVGAKPLGREIAEGLQWVFGNPLLRRIVVAIALSNIFSQIAFTLQPILILRILGMSATTMGAILSIAACGGLAGALTATRLSRRFGDSRLIPCAAILWCVAGLLMPVAAAFPAAAFAILAIEGALMSYGILVFNVIQVSFRQRVTPPHLLGRMNASVRFMFWGAMPIGSMLAGALGSHLGTVAAIWIGAIGQIAGLSLLICGPFWSRGTLPATAQEMMDEATSRTRARVVSKGTIHAVQDEEPWVLDTTTEQRQTPLVTAVD from the coding sequence ATGCCCCGGACAGTGGCCCATGTAGGACTTCCCACGCGAACGGCGTCGACCGTTCGGGGGGCCCGCAACGGGGGAGGGCGGGCCTCGTCCCCAAAGAGACGCAGGAGCGGGACGCTGTGGGCCGATCGGAATTTCCTGACCCTGTGGGGCGGTCAGGCCCTGAGCCAAATCGGCGCGCAGATCGCGCAGGTCGCCATGCCCGTCGTCGCTGTTCTGCTGCTGCGGGCCACCGACTTCCAGGTGGGCGTGCTGTCCGCGGCGTCGGTCGCGGCCTTCCTGGTGATCGGGCTGCCCGCCGGCGCCTGGATCGACCGATTGCGTAAACGCCGCGTCATGATCGCGGCCGATGCGGTGCGCGCGGGTGCCTTGGCGGCAATTCCCATCCTGTGGGCGTCCGGCTCGCTGCACATCTGGCACCTTTACGTCATCGCGACGATCATGGGCGTGGCGACGGTGTTTTTCGACGTCTCCTACCAGTCGCTGATCCCGGCGCTGGTCGGCCCCGCGCACATCAGCGAAGCAAACTCGAAACTGGAATCCACCCAGCAGATAGCGCGCCTGGTGGGCCCCGCCGCTAGCGGGGGCCTCATCGGGCTCTTCAGCGCCCCGCTGGTGATCGTCATCACCGTGGCCACCTACCTGGGTTCGTTTGGGGCGCTGGTTCGCACGCGCTCGAACGAGCCCAAACACACGCGGGTCGGCGCCAAGCCCCTGGGCCGCGAGATCGCTGAGGGGCTGCAATGGGTATTCGGCAACCCGCTGCTACGCCGAATCGTCGTCGCAATCGCGCTCTCGAACATCTTTTCGCAGATCGCCTTCACCCTCCAGCCGATTCTCATCTTGAGAATCCTCGGGATGTCGGCAACGACGATGGGAGCCATCTTGTCGATCGCGGCCTGCGGCGGCCTGGCGGGCGCGCTGACGGCCACGCGGCTCAGCCGCCGGTTCGGGGACTCTCGTCTCATCCCCTGCGCCGCGATCCTGTGGTGCGTCGCGGGACTCCTCATGCCCGTCGCCGCCGCGTTCCCTGCCGCCGCCTTCGCCATACTCGCGATCGAGGGCGCCCTGATGAGCTACGGCATCTTGGTCTTTAACGTGATCCAGGTGTCATTTCGGCAGCGCGTGACGCCACCGCATTTGCTGGGTCGCATGAATGCGTCGGTGCGATTCATGTTCTGGGGTGCGATGCCGATCGGATCCATGCTGGCGGGAGCCCTGGGCAGCCATCTGGGGACCGTTGCGGCGATCTGGATCGGGGCGATCGGGCAGATAGCGGGGCTCTCGTTGCTGATCTGCGGGCCGTTTTGGTCGCGCGGAACGCTGCCGGCAACCGCGCAGGAAATGATGGACGAGGCCACCTCCCGCACCCGCGCTCGGGTAGTCTCAAAGGGAACCATTCACGCGGTGCAAGATGAGGAACCATGGGTGCTGGACACGACCACGGAGCAACGACAGACGCCGTTAGTAACCGCAGTCGACTAG
- a CDS encoding cation diffusion facilitator family transporter gives MGAGHDHGATTDAVSNRSRLAVALGITLAILLAQAVGALWTGSLALLTDTAHMLTDALGLGTALFAAHLMSRPATSKRTWGYRRVEVLAALGQAAVLLAVGFFVAVDGVRRLMSPPEVPSTELLIFGVLGLVGNIASMLVISSRRSANFNMRAAFLEVVNDALGSVGVIVAAIVIATTGWQRADSVAGLFIAALIVPRALVLLRDTGNVLLEATPEELDLDEVRRHMLKLDHVRQVHDLHASTVATGLPVISAHVVVDDECFKTGHAPQILAALKNCVEQHFPVPVEHSTFQLETASVAASEKHNHA, from the coding sequence ATGGGTGCTGGACACGACCACGGAGCAACGACAGACGCCGTTAGTAACCGCAGTCGACTAGCGGTCGCCCTCGGCATTACGCTCGCGATTCTGTTGGCGCAGGCGGTCGGCGCGCTGTGGACCGGGTCGCTGGCGCTCCTGACCGACACCGCCCACATGCTCACCGATGCGTTGGGGCTGGGCACGGCACTGTTCGCGGCGCACCTAATGTCGCGACCTGCCACCTCCAAGCGCACATGGGGCTACCGCCGGGTCGAGGTGCTCGCGGCGTTGGGGCAGGCTGCCGTGCTGCTCGCCGTGGGGTTTTTTGTGGCCGTCGACGGGGTGCGGCGGCTAATGTCGCCCCCCGAGGTTCCCTCCACCGAACTGCTGATTTTCGGGGTGCTGGGCCTCGTCGGAAATATCGCTTCCATGCTGGTCATATCGTCGCGGCGCAGCGCCAATTTCAACATGCGAGCGGCGTTCCTTGAGGTCGTCAACGACGCGCTTGGGTCGGTGGGCGTGATCGTTGCAGCCATCGTCATCGCGACGACGGGCTGGCAGCGCGCGGACTCCGTGGCGGGTTTGTTCATCGCCGCGCTGATCGTGCCCCGCGCCCTGGTGCTGTTGCGCGACACGGGCAACGTGCTGCTGGAGGCCACGCCCGAGGAATTGGATTTGGACGAGGTCCGCCGTCACATGCTCAAGCTCGACCATGTGCGGCAGGTCCACGACTTGCATGCTTCGACGGTCGCTACCGGGCTGCCCGTCATTTCCGCGCACGTCGTGGTTGACGACGAGTGCTTCAAGACCGGGCACGCGCCGCAGATCCTGGCGGCCCTGAAGAACTGCGTGGAGCAGCACTTTCCGGTGCCGGTCGAGCACTCGACCTTTCAGCTGGAGACGGCCTCGGTCGCTGCCTCGGAGAAGCATAATCACGCCTAG
- a CDS encoding DUF4342 domain-containing protein: protein MAEGTWYEEFKVSGENVTGRVKELIREGNVRRVFIKNEKGETVLVVPLNTGLAVTAATALFAPGLVAIGAVAALLTQVTIGVEREANPGDGHIVDGEVVPKD from the coding sequence GTGGCAGAAGGCACGTGGTACGAGGAATTCAAGGTCAGCGGCGAAAACGTCACGGGCCGGGTCAAGGAACTGATCCGCGAGGGCAACGTCCGCAGGGTCTTTATCAAGAACGAGAAGGGCGAGACCGTGTTGGTCGTCCCCTTGAATACGGGGTTGGCGGTGACGGCGGCGACCGCCCTGTTTGCTCCGGGGCTGGTTGCCATCGGTGCGGTGGCCGCACTACTGACCCAGGTCACCATCGGGGTGGAACGGGAAGCCAACCCAGGTGACGGTCACATCGTCGACGGCGAGGTGGTCCCCAAGGACTAG
- the nhaA gene encoding Na+/H+ antiporter NhaA: MPHRPISLWMPASLRAHRPTWIELRTRLASDVVGGALLLLATGAALVISNSAAAYAYTAVRDYTIGPAGLHLNLSIGDWIRDGLLAIFFFVVGLELKQEFVTGRLRDPRQAAVPVLAACGGAIAPALIFVAINTFAPGGHTTGWAVPTATDIAFSAAILAVAGRYLPAALRVFLLTLAIADDLIAIVIIALTLSPSLHFGPLVGAVIALGAFAALVRRGVRTPWILVPLAVTTWALVHAGGIHPTIAAVALACTVPAVPTTAAHVATPATGGGNRYIAVSTRMLERLSPISTLFVLPVFAFFAAGIDLRGDGGAGSIFNPVTLGVVAGLVIGKPLGIVGATYLATRLRTFTVDPALTWSDLVAMGMTAGIGFTISLLIGDLAFGAGSLADTQAKLGVLLGSAAAGIIGTVLLVMRGQRHKATRQV; this comes from the coding sequence ATGCCTCACCGGCCCATCTCTTTGTGGATGCCCGCATCCCTGCGCGCCCACCGGCCGACATGGATCGAATTACGAACTCGGCTCGCCTCCGATGTTGTGGGCGGCGCGCTTCTGCTCCTCGCAACCGGCGCCGCGCTCGTCATCTCGAACTCTGCGGCAGCCTACGCCTACACGGCCGTTCGCGACTACACCATCGGCCCCGCCGGACTGCACCTGAACCTCAGCATCGGGGATTGGATTCGAGACGGTTTGCTCGCGATTTTCTTCTTCGTCGTCGGGCTCGAGCTCAAGCAGGAATTCGTCACGGGACGGCTGCGCGATCCGCGCCAGGCCGCCGTCCCTGTCCTTGCCGCCTGCGGCGGCGCGATCGCCCCCGCCCTCATTTTCGTTGCAATCAACACCTTCGCGCCGGGCGGGCATACAACTGGATGGGCGGTACCCACCGCGACCGATATTGCGTTCTCAGCGGCCATCCTGGCAGTTGCTGGCAGGTACCTTCCCGCCGCATTGCGCGTCTTCTTGCTGACATTGGCTATCGCCGACGATCTGATCGCAATCGTCATCATCGCGTTGACGCTTTCGCCATCGCTACATTTCGGGCCGCTGGTAGGCGCGGTCATCGCGCTGGGCGCCTTCGCGGCGTTGGTCCGACGAGGAGTCCGCACCCCGTGGATCCTGGTTCCCTTGGCTGTCACGACCTGGGCGCTGGTGCACGCCGGCGGTATCCACCCCACGATCGCCGCCGTTGCGTTGGCCTGCACCGTACCGGCGGTGCCCACCACCGCAGCCCACGTCGCGACTCCGGCGACCGGCGGTGGGAATCGCTACATCGCGGTTTCGACCCGCATGCTCGAACGGCTATCGCCAATCTCCACGCTGTTCGTCTTGCCCGTATTTGCGTTCTTCGCGGCGGGGATTGATCTTCGAGGTGACGGCGGGGCGGGATCAATTTTCAACCCCGTCACGCTCGGGGTCGTTGCCGGGCTTGTGATCGGCAAGCCGCTCGGCATCGTCGGCGCAACATACCTGGCCACGCGGTTGCGCACCTTTACCGTGGATCCGGCCCTGACCTGGAGCGACCTCGTGGCCATGGGAATGACCGCAGGTATCGGGTTCACCATCTCGCTGCTGATCGGCGATCTTGCCTTCGGCGCCGGGTCGCTTGCCGACACCCAAGCGAAGCTGGGCGTTCTGCTGGGTTCGGCCGCAGCAGGGATTATCGGAACTGTTCTGCTCGTTATGCGCGGCCAACGCCACAAGGCCACACGCCAGGTCTAG
- a CDS encoding DUF4125 family protein — protein MEIPDPDEFPTPERYGACSDLAELEWEQFQKVNSDGGRAECQGNWPVFDQMRLAQFLTWPAELIAAYGSDLLRARSVGRNLVMEKYARMMVTTEPERYARELAPYLPALNDERIALQERIIAIQVAWADEFRAHFPKLGAAMRKLRTAQDVIGDTSFETYLRGELCTYSEPTLAAYAEFVDLMRANGLNLTQVTVQWAVRLGGDETLDQAEATQRA, from the coding sequence GAGATTCCTGATCCGGATGAGTTTCCGACGCCGGAACGTTATGGTGCATGCAGCGACCTAGCCGAGCTGGAATGGGAACAATTCCAGAAGGTCAATAGCGACGGGGGGCGCGCGGAATGTCAGGGAAACTGGCCCGTGTTCGACCAGATGCGGCTCGCGCAGTTCCTCACCTGGCCGGCCGAACTGATCGCCGCGTACGGCTCCGATCTGCTGCGGGCAAGATCCGTCGGGCGGAACCTGGTCATGGAGAAGTATGCGCGCATGATGGTCACCACCGAACCCGAACGCTACGCCCGCGAACTCGCACCGTACCTCCCGGCGTTGAACGATGAGCGGATAGCGCTGCAGGAACGGATCATCGCAATCCAGGTTGCTTGGGCCGACGAGTTCCGCGCCCACTTTCCGAAGCTCGGCGCAGCGATGCGGAAATTGCGCACGGCACAGGACGTCATCGGGGACACCTCATTCGAAACGTACTTGCGCGGTGAGCTCTGCACGTACTCCGAGCCGACGCTCGCGGCGTACGCGGAATTTGTCGACCTCATGCGGGCGAACGGCCTCAACCTCACGCAGGTCACCGTGCAGTGGGCGGTCCGCCTCGGCGGCGACGAAACCCTTGATCAGGCCGAGGCCACCCAGCGCGCATAG